The Methylocystis bryophila genome contains the following window.
TGGGCTGCTCGAGCAGGCGCTAGGCAAGAGCGAGCTGCGCTTTCGCACGCTCCTCAGCGCGGTCAGCGCGTTCACGTGGTCCTGCCCTTCGTCCGGCCTGCAGATCGAGCCGCAGCCGGAGTGGATGGCGTTCACGGGGCAGACGTCGGAGCAAATGCTCGGCCTCGGCTGGGCAAAAGCCGTGCATCCGGAGGACCTCGTCGCAGCGGCGTCGGGCTGGCGCGCGGCGGTTGCTCGCGGCGAGCCTTATGCCGGCGAGCATCGCGTCCGCCGTCACGACGGCGAGTGGCGTTGGATGAACGTTCGGGCCGCGCCGATCCGCGATGCGAGCGGCGAGGTCGCCGAATGGTTCGGCATGTGCATCGACATCACCGAACAAAAACAGGCGGCGGACGCCTTGCGCGAGAGCGAGGAACGGTTGCGGCTGTTCGTGGACAACAGTCCGACGGTCGCCTGGATGAAAGACGCAGACGGCCGATATGTTTACCGCAACCGAGCGATCGAACGACGGTTTGGCGGTCAGGTCGCGGATTTTCTCGGGAAGACGGACGCCGAGCTATGGCCGCCGGATGTCGCGGCGGAATTTCGCAAGAATGATTTGGCGGTGCTCGCGACTGGCCGGACGATCGCGATCGTTGAGGAAACGCGTGAGCCGGACCAAGAGCCCAGTTGTTGGCTCAACACCAAATTTCCTTTCCGCGACAAGGCGGGCAAACGATATGTGGGCGGGATAGGACTGGACATAACCGAGCGCAAGAAGATGGAGGCCGCGCTACGCGCGAGCGAGCGGCGGTTTCGCGCCATCTTCAATCAGCAGTTCGAACATAGCTGCCTCGTGGATCCGGAGGGCCGCATCCTCGAAATGAGCGATTCGGTCATGCGCGGCGCGGCCGCAGAAACCGAGGTCCTCGTGGGCCAGCGCTTCCTGGATGCTCCATGGTGGCGAGACACGCCGGAGATGCGCGAGCGCTGGCGGCGCCAGTTCGAGGAGGCGCAGGCGCAGCCCGGCGCTTCGCGAGGCGAGATCGAGTATCGAGCGGAAGACGGCGAGCGAGGCTATATTCTCAGCGCCGTGACGGCGCTGCGCGACGAGCGGGGAGCGCTCGAAGGCTTTCTCGTCGAAGGCCTCGACATCACCGAATGCAAGCTGACCGAGAATGCGCTGGGCGAGACAGAAGGCCATTTGCGGCTGGCGCTCGACGCGTCTCGGGCCGGAAGCTGGGCGTGGGACGCCAAGAGCAGCACGTCAACTTGGGATGAGCGCTTTCGCGAACTTTATGATTTCCCGCCCGGCTCGCCGAGCCGCTTCCATGAATGGATCGAGCGCTTGCATCCAGAGGATCGTCTCCACATCCTCTCTCGGATCGAGGAGCTGCGCAGCGCATCCGGCGACGATCAGTGGAACGAGGAGTTCCGCAGCATATCTTCCGATGGCCGCGTGCGCTGGCATCAGAACCTGGGCCGGGCGCAACGCAACGCCGCCGGCGCGCTCGACAAGGTCGTCGGCATCGATCTCGACGTCACCGCGCGCAAGCAAGCGGAGGAAGCGCTGCGCGAGGCCGATCGGCGCAAGGATGAATTTCTCGCGACGCTGGCGCATGAGCTGCGCAACCCGCTCGCGCCCGTGCGCAATGGCTTGGACGCCTTACGCAGGATCGGCGCGCCTACGCCGGCCGCCGATCGCCTGCTCGTCATGATGGAGGGACAGGTCGACCACCTTGTGCGTTTGGTGAACGATCTCATGGACATTTCCCGAATCAGCCTCGGAAAATTCGAGCTCCAGAAGCAGCGCATGGACCTCGCGGCCGCCGTGGCCCAAGCCGTCGACATGAGCAGACACCTCGTTGAAGCGGGAAACCTCGACCTCCGCCTGAAGCTGCCCCGCGAGCCGGCGCCCGTCCATGGCGACGCGGTGCGGTTGACGCAAGTCTTCTCCAATTTGCTGAGCAACGCGGCAAGACACACGATGCAGGAAGGGCGCATCCAAGTCTCTCTCGAACGAGCGGGAGACGTGGCGGTCGTCAGCGTCGCCGACACAGGCGTGGGCATCCCGGAAGAGTTCTTGCCCTATATTTTCGAGCCTTTTGTTCAGGGAGGCAAAGGCGGGCGACCCGATCAGGGGCTGGGAGTCGGGCTGGCGCTTGTTCACTCGATCACGCAGATGCATGGCGGCACGGTCGAAGCGAAGAGCGGCGCGGAGGGGCTCGGCAGCACATTCGTCGTGCGTTTGCCTCTGCTGGAGCCCGCAAGGACGCAAGCGCCCGCGCCCCAAACCGCTTCGGGGCCTCTAACGACGTCGCCGCGCCTTCTCGTGATCGACGATATGCCACAGGTGGCTGAAGCTCTCGCTTTCTTGCTCAACGTGTTAGGCGCAAACGTTCGCGTTGCTCGCAGTGGCGCGGAAGGGCTCGAAGCCTGCGCCGAGTTTGAGCCCGAGCTGGTGCTTCTGGATCTCTCAATGCCGCATATGGATGGCTTCGAGACCGCCCGCCGAATGAGAGAGTCGCCCGTCGGAAGAAGAGCGAAGCTCGTCGCCTTGACTGGCTCGGGTGAGGACCACATGCGCGCGCGAACGCGGGAGGCCGGTTTTGACGGTCATTTGGTCAAGCCTGCTTCTCTCTCGCAACTTGAAGAGCTGCTTGCTTCCGTGAGCCGGCCCAGGACGCCGACGCCGGCTTCGAATTGATCGAATGATTCAGGAATTCCGCCAGAAACCAGCGTGATCTAGGCGGATCGCGCCAGGCTTGCGTCGTTCAGCGCAAGCGAGACGTACAGCAAATTATCTTCCTGACGCGTCGTCATCGGAAGTCCGCAACGTCGAAACACGCTCAACATCGGGGCGTTATTGCAGAGCACTTCCGCCTCTAGGCTGTGCAGGCCTTTCGCTATCGCGATTCGGACAAGATGGCGCATGAGCGCCGCGCCGACGCCGCGACCCTGGAAATCCTGCTCGACCGTGAAGGCCACTTCCGCATCACGCTGGGCGGCTCCGGGGTTGACGACGAAACAACTGACGCCGCCGATGACGGCCTCGTCTTGTCCTTCGCCGATCGTCGCGAGCAAGGCGATCGCGTTCTCGAAGTCGGCTCCCGTGATGCGGGCGACATCCTCGTCGGTGAGTTTATCTTTTTGGGAGAGGAAGCGCATATAGCGCGTTCTGGAATCCAGCAGGGAAAACGCGCGCCGTATTTTCGGCCCGTCGGCTGGGCGTGCGGCGCGAATGGTAATTTTCTGGCCGTCGTTCAGTCTTTCCACGCAGGCGTAATGTCTCAGGCTGTTAGGCATTTGCCGAACCTCGTGGTCAGCGCCCGAGCGCGCCCCGTTGCCGTCGCGGTGACATTTTAGATTATTCTATGAAAATTAGATCATTCTATGAAAAGCGCTTGACGCGCGGGAGTCAAAAATCTCCGCGTCAGCATAACACATTGAACAAACGACGCATCATCCGTGCGAACCCGTCGGCGAACTCCACGCCCTTACTTGACCGACGCCGGTAATCTGCCTGCCCGACAGGACTTGCTCGCGAGAATCGCTCAAACGCAGACAAGGTGATCGATTCCAAAATTTCAGAGCGCGATGCGCGCGACAAACCGGTTTCCGCATTTTCGCAACGCGCTCTAAGTAGAACTCACTAAGTATAACAGCTAATAGTTTTCCGTGATGCAAGAGTTATTGCGTCGGCGTGACAAACATGCGACGATATGGAGCGATATTCGAATAGAAGCGTTCTCTGTGGGAAGATTGCCTTTGCCAAAGCCAGAGCTTGCGCGCGACTGCGATGCGCGGCCAATCACGGTGTGGGCCGCCTATAGATTTGCTCGTGATAAAGGATAGGGAGCAAGGAGAGAGATGCTTAGATCATATTTTGTCTTAGATTCAACGCTCTCGGAGGAGCATCAGCGCGTAATGGATCAGATCGCGTTTATCGAGCGTGTGGCGGCTGAACCGCGTTTTGACGCGCATCGGATGGTCGTAGCGCTGTGGGAGCTTCTGGAGGTGACGAATCAACACTTTGCGCATGAAGAGAAAGCCATGGTCGATGACGCCTTTCCGCGACTGGCTCTGCATCGCCGTGATCACGAATATTTGCTGAAAGCCCTGCGCGATTATATAGCGGCGTTCGTCGACAACACTGAAAGGCCGTCCGCGAGCTTTTGCGACAATCTTCGAAGCTGGATCGGCTTCCATTGCCGGCGCTATGACGAAGATTATTCGCGCTTCAGCGATTGGAGGCGGGCAAGCGGCTCGCGAGCGTGAAGGCCGCAGCGATCGGAAAAACTCGCTGACATCGTGCACATTCTCGAGAAGTCCGCCCCCGCGCGCCGTGCGACTTGTTCGCCGCGCCCTAGCGTCCTATAGACCTGCCGGCGGCTAGACCCTGAAGCCTCGCGAGCGCCGGGCCGCAGCAGGCGCCGCAACGACGGCCCTCATGCTCACTCCCCTCGAAATCGCTCTCTTCTCCGGACTCGGCCTGATCTTCGCCGCAGGCCTCATCGTCGTGGCGCGCTGGGGCGGCCGCAACCTACCCCATCTGGCGGGCTATGCGCTGATCGCCGCCTGCTTCATCTATGTCGGCCTCGGGCTCGGCTCCGACAATCCGAACAGCTGGAGCGCGGTGGAAATGACCGCCGTCGCCGTGTTCGGCTCCCTGGTCTTCCTCTCCCGGCTGACCTCTGTCTGGGTTCTCATCGCGACGCTTTTCCTGCATCCCGTCTGGCTGATCTATGTGCATTACAAGGGGTCTGCCGCGCTCTTCACGCCGGCGCCGCTCGTCTTCGCGAACGCCGGGTTCGATGTGACGCTTGCGCTTTATCTCGTCTTTCTCACGGTTAGCGGGCGGCTCACGCCGACGCCGTTGAGCAGGCCGGCGGGCAAGGGCGGAAAGAGAGACTCGCGATGAACGCGCCGCCTTTCGTTTTCGAGCTGCGTCACGACTGGACTGTCGAGGAGATCGTCGCGATCCACGACGCGCCGCTACTGGATCTCATCGCCCGCGCCAGCGCGACGCATCGGGGCTTCTTCGACGGCCATGACGTGCAAAAAGCGGCGCTGCTGTCGATCAAGACGGGCGGCTGTCCGGAGGACTGCTCCTACTGCCCGCAGTCGGCGCATCACCGCGAGGTCAAGCTCGACCGCGTGGAGCTCATGGGCGTGGAGGCCGTTCTCGGGGCCGCGCGCGTGGCGCGCGAGGCGGGCGCGGATCGCTTCTGCATGGGCGCGGCCTGGCGCGCCGCGCCGGAAGGGCCGCGTTTCGAGGCGGTGCTGGATATGGTCAAGGGCGTTCGCGCGCTCGGCATGGAGGCTTGCGTCACGCTGGGCATGCTGACGCCGCCGCAGGCCAAGCGTCTCGCCGAGGCGGGTTTGACGGCCTATAACCACAACCTCGACACTGGGCCGGAATTCTACGACGAGATCATCTCGACGCGGAGCTATCGCGACCGGCTCGAGACTTTGAAGGCCGTGCGCGGCGCCGGCATCGAAATGTGCTGTGGCGGCATCATCGGCATGGGCGAGAGCGTCAGGGATCGGGCCGGCATGCTCCAGGTTCTCGCGGGCTTCGATCCGCATCCTGAAAGCGTGCCGATCAACGCGCTCGTCGCCGTCCCCGGCACGCCCCTCGCCGAGCGTCCGCCCGTCGATCCGCTCGACCTCGTCCGGATGATCGCGACGACGCGAATCATCATGCCCAAATCCCGCGTGCGCCTTTCGGCCGGTCGGTCGAGCCTCTCGCGCGAAGCGCAAATCCTCTGCCTCGTCGCCGGCGCCAATTCGATCTTTTACGGTGAGAAGCTGCTCACGACCGCGAATCCCGACGCCGCCGAGGACGACGCGCTGTTCACGGCTTTGGCGCCGCGCGCCGAAGCGGCGCGGTCTGGCGCGGAAGTCTGCCTCGATCGAGACCATTTGGGCCGCCGCGGCGCGTGAGCCGGCTGCCGGCGCGTTCCGTGTCGCGGGCGTGAGGAGCGGAACGTCATGACCTACTGTTGCGGCATTCTGGTGCGCGAAGGCCTCGTCATGATGGCCGACACGCGCACCAATGCGGGGCTCGACAATATCTCCACCTTCCGCAAGCTGCATATCTTCGAGCGGCGCGAAGAAATGGTGCTGCTGCTCGCGAGCGCCGGCAATCTTTCGGTGAGCCAGGGCGTGATCCACCTCCTCGACGAGGGCGTCCCAGATCCGACGGATGAGACGATCTCGACGCGGCTCGTCGACGCGTCCAGCATGTCGGTCGCAGCCCATCTCGTCGGGGCCGCGACGCGTCGCGCGCGCGCGCAGGCGGCCGAAGGCATGGAGCAATCGGGCGTCAATTTCGACGTTTCTTTCTTGCTCGGCGGCCAGATCGGCGGCGGCGCCATGCGCCTATTCATGATCTATTCGGCCGGCAACGCGATCGAGTGCACGATCGACACGCCCTATTTCCAGATTGGCGAGCACAAATATGGCAAGCCCATTCTCGATCGCGCCATCAGCTTCGATATGGATCTCTATGACGCGCTGAAGATCGGCCTGATTTCCATGGATTCGACCATGCGCTCGAACCTCTCGGTCGGCCTTCCGCTCGATTTTGCGCTCTTGCGGCGCGATGCGCTGAAGCTCGAGCTTTCGATCCGTGTCGACGCCTCCGACGCCTATTTCCGGGATCTGCGCGAGCAGTGGTCTAAGGCGCTGAAGGCCGCGCATACAGCGATTCCGCGCCCCCCCTATGGCGGGCTGCAGGATAGGTGACGCGCGACTTTTAGCTTTCTTCAGCTCTGCGATTGCGCGCGCGAGTCCTCAACGCGCATATGCACCGTCGTCTCTTCCGCTCCGCCGCCGACTCGCGCGCCGCGAACGGGAGCGGCGCCGAGCGCATCGAGCGCCATGGCGACGCGCACATAGGACTCGTTCGGACAAAGCGCGTGGACAGGGTCGAATCCGACCCATCCGAGGCCCTCCACATGCGCCTCCGCCCAAGCGTGACCGGCGACCTGATCGCTCTCGCTGTCGTCGCGGCGAAGATAGCCGCTCACATAGCGCGACGGAATGCCGAGCGCGCGTGCGCAGGCGATGAAGACATGCGCGAAATCCTGATAAGCGCCGCAACGCTTCTCGAAAAGCGCGAGGGCGCCCGCCGCGGCGTGGGTCGCGTCCGGATTGAGGGCGAGCTTGTCGTGGATCGCCGCCATCAGCGCATGTAATTTCGCAAGCGTTGAGGACTCGCGCCCGCCGATGTCGCGCGCAAAGCTCGCGAGCGCGGCGTCTGGCCTCGTCAGGGCCGTCTCCCGCAGGAAAAGCGCTACCGGAAAGCGCTCAACGGCGCCGCTCACGACGCCGGCCTGATCGAAGGTTTCAACCTCGCCTTCGACGAGGGTCGTGAGTGATTGGAGCGGCCCTTCCACAAAAAAGCGATGCTCGATGTTTCCGAAGGCGTCCTTTCCCGCGACGAGGCAGCAATCCCGATCGACGTCGATACGCCACTCCCGCACGTGCTGGCCTTCATGATTGCGCGGGGTGACCAGCAGACGTTGCATCGTCGATTTCGCTGGCGCGTCGTAGCGGTAGATCGTCTCGTGCCTGACGCGAATGAGCATGGCGAAGGTTGTGCTTCCTAGATCACGCGACGTTCAGGCGGAATCGCCCGAACGCAGAAAACATGATCGATTCTTGAAGTTTGGAGCGCGATTTGCGCGAAAGACCGGTTTCCACTTTTTCGCATCGCGCTTTTAAGAAAGATACTGCTCGCCAATCAGCGCGCCGAGCTGGTTGTTCAAGGAGATGAATTCCTGCACGAATTCGTGCAGACCGCCCTGAAACGCGTTTTCCATCGTGAGCCGCTCCAGCCTCCCATAGACGGCGCGACTCTGGCGTTGCGCCTCCCCCTGCCGGCCATAGGCCTTCGACAGGCGATCCAGATTGTCCACGAGGCCTTCATAACAGGAGATCAACGAGCGCGGCATCTCGCGTCGCAGGATGAGAAGATCGGCGACGAGCCAGGGCTTCAGATTGTCGCGATAGACCCAGTGATAGGCGGTGTGCGCGGAAACAGCGCGCAAGATGGCCGCCCATTGGAAATAGTCGAGCGAGCCGCCAATGATTTCCTTCTCGGGCAGCAGCACGTGATATTTCACATCCAGCAGGCGCGCCGTATTGTCCGCCCGCTCGATTAAGAGACCAAGCCGCGTGAACCAATAGGCGTCGTTGCGCAGCATCGTGCGATAGGCGCCGCCGTCATAGGCGATCGACAGTTTCTTCACGAATTCGGTGAAGCGGGAGATCGCCGAGCCATCGCAATCGCCGGCTTTTCTCTCGAAGCTCTTCATCTCGAGGAAGCCGTCGTTGATCGCCTCCCAGACTTCGGCAGTCAGCGCGGTGCGCACCGCGCGCGCATTGGCGCGCGCGTGCTCGAGACAATTGCGCATCGAGCCGGGATATTCCGGCGCAAAGGCGAGAAAATGGGCGACATTGGCTTCGTCGACGGGACGTCGCGTCGCCGCAAAGGCGTCGCTCGCGCCCGAAGACAGCAGCACGCTCGTCCATTCGCTCTGGGCTCCGCCATAGGCCTTGGGCAGGGCGGCGAGACGTCGCGAGGCTTCGATCAGCCGCGCCAGAAAGTCGGCGCGCTCCATATAGCGCGCGAGCCAATAGAGATTGTCGGCGGTTCGCGACAGCATGGCCTACCACGCCGCGCGGAAAGGAGGGAGAGATTCAGTTCGCCGCGAGATCATCGACCACCCATGTGTCCTTTGTGCCGCCGCCCTGGCTCGAGTTGACGACGAGGGAGTTCTCGATCATCGCGACGCGGGTGAGCCCGCCCGGCACGATGCGCACATCCTTGGCGCCCTGCAGCACGAAAGGCCGCAAATCGACGTGGCGCGGCGCAACGCCTGAGGCCACCGAAATCGGACAAGTGGAGAGCGAAAGGGTCGGCTGCGCGATGAAATTTTCGGGCGCAGCCCTCAGCTTCGCGCCGAATTCTTCGATCTGCCGCGCCGTCGCATGCGGGCCGACGAGCATCCCATAGCCTCCCGAGCCCGCCACCTCCTTGACGACCAGCTCCGAGAGGCGCTCCGAAACATAGGCGTAGGCCTCCGGCTCGCGGCAGCGCCAGGTCGGCACGTTCTTGAGCAGCGGCTCCTCGCCGAGATAGAAGCGGATCGCCTCGGGGATGTACGTATACATCGCCTTGTCGTCGGCGACGCCGGTCCCCACTGCATTCGCAAGCGTCACATTGCCTGCTTGATAGGCGCCCATGAGCCCTGCGACGCCGAGAGCCGAATCCGGGCGGAAGGCCAGCGGGTCGAGGAAATCGTCGTCGATCCGGCGGTAGAGCACGTCGATGCGACGCGGTCCCTCGGTCGTGCGCATGTAGACGATGTCGTTCTTGACGAAGAGATCGCAGCCTTCCACGAGTTCGACGCCGAGCTTGTCGGCGAGAAAGGAGTGCTCGTAATAGGCGGAATTGAACTGGCCGGGTGTGAGCAGCGCGACCGTCGGCACGCCGGGGGTGTTCGGCGGCGCGACCGAGCGCAGGGTCTCGAGCAATTGGTCGGGATAATCTTCGATCGGCGCAACCTTGTGCCCGGAAAAAAGATCCGGGAAGAGCCGCATCATGACTTCCCGGTTTTCGAGCATGTAGGAGACGCCGGAAGGCGTGCGCGCATTGTCCTCGAGCACGTAGAAATCATGCTCGTCGGTGCGCACGACGTCCACGCCGGCGATATGCACGAAGACGTCGTGCGGGACCCGCCTGCCAGCCATTTCCGGGCGATAGGCCGGGTTGCGATAGACGAGCTCGTCGGGAATGATCCCGGCCTTGAGGATCTCTCCGGGACCGTAAAGATCGGCGAGCAGAAGATTGAGCGTGCGAACGCGCTGCTTCAGGCCGGCCTCGAGCCGTAGCCACTCGGAGCGCGTGATAATGCGGGGCAGTATGTCGAAGGGAATGAGGCGCTCGAGCGATTCTTCCGCGCCATAGACGGCGAAGGTGATGCCGATGCGCCGAAACAAGAGCTCCGCTTGCCGCCGGCGCGTCTCGAGGAGTTCCGGCGAAGCGGTGGAAAGCCATTGCGCAAGCCCTGCATAGCCCGCTCGGACGGCGCCGTTCGCGCCTTGCATTTCATCGAACTGCATCGTCTTGGAACTCAATGTCCGTAGGCTTCGGCGTGGTCGCGCCGTCGCTTCTTGCAGGATTCGAAGGATTTAAGGCAAGAGCGGCGCCAGCCATATGACGGATTTTCTCCTCCGGGTTCAATCGCCAGGGAGTCGCAGGCCCGAATTCTCGCTCCTCGCGCCGACTGGCTCCCCCCTGCGGGCGCACCTTCGGGCGCAGGACCGCGCTGACGTCCGCGGTTACCTCTGCGAGAGGCGGCGCGCCGAGGTCAGGGTGCCAGCGATGATCAGGAAGGCCAAAGCGAGCAATCCCGTTCCGAGGCTGGGGCCGGGGCTCGCCTGGAAATTGCCCGTTCCTGCGCCGGCGAAATTGGTTGTGAAGGTGTAGTTCCCGTCTGCGATGTTGATGTCGCCGAGTCCGCCGACCGCAAAGCTGATGCCGAGTGAGTCCAATTGAGGAGTTGAATTGGGATCGAGGACGTTGTCGTTGCTTAGAGGTGGTTGGCCTACTGGGGTTGGATATCCGTTACGCGGAAGCAGAGCGAGGCCATACGTCGAGCCGTTGTAGTCGGCCGCGCCGTCCAGGACGTTCGTAACGAGAAATTTGCCGGGGCTGTCACCCAGCGGCTCCGCGACCAGGATGCCGGAACCGGAGATGGAGCCGCCCCCCGAAAGATTATCGTCCGTGAAGGTGAAATAGAAATCCTGCGACTGCGGCGGCTTCCGGGGGACGATGTCGGTCGCGAATGCGGGCGCGCCGGCAGCGCTCAGGAGCATAGCGGACAGCGAGACGAACGTGCAGCGGCGGAGAAAAAGCGCAGTTCCTCGACCCCCAGCGCGTATTGAGGCAGTCATCAATAATCTCCAAGGCTGCAGTCCGACGGCCAAATTTTATTCACTAAACTGATCGCCCGAGGGGAGATTGTAAAGGTCAAGTGAGCTCTGCGAGGAAATCTTCTCCGACTGTTGCAAAGAGGTCACACCATTATTTGGGTCGTTCGCATGCGCTTCATGCGGGATTCCTTCGATTGCCGCGAGTGGAGCAGCCTACAGGTTGCGCGGCTACCCCCTTTCCTCGGCGCTTGACAGGCTCGCGCTTCGCTCCGATGGTAACGAACGACTCGTTCGATTTGCCGAACGAAAGGAATTCGTTTGACCTTCTCGCCACCGTCGTCAGGCGCCGCCGCGCCCGAAGCGATCGGCGCCCGGAATGGCGCGGCGTCGAACGGCAAGCGCGTCCATTTTCCGCCCGAGAAGCCGCTTGTCACCGACGGCGGTCGCGTGATCGCGCCGCTCACCATCGCCTACGAGACTTATGGCGCTCTGAACGAGGCCAAGAACAACGCGATTCTCCTCTGTCATGCGCTGACAGGGGACCAATATGCAGCCGGGGTTCACCCGGTGACGGGCAAGCCCGGGTGGTGGGACGTGCTGGTGGGTCCGGGCCGGCCCTTCGACACAAACCGATTCTTCATCATCTCAACCAATGTCGTCGGCGGCTGCATGGGGACGACGGGTCCCGCCTCGATCAATCTCGCCACGGCGCGCCCGTTCGGTCTCGACTTTCCGGTCGTGACCATCCGCGACATGGTGCGCGCGCAAGCCATGCTGATCGACCATCTCGGCATCGAGACGCTCTTTTGCGTCGCGGGCGGCTCGATGGGCGGGATGCAGGTCCTGCAATGGGCGGCGAGCTATCCCGAGCGCGTCTTCGCGGCGATGCCCATCGCCACCGCGCCGCGCCACTCTTCTCAAAATATCGCCTTTCACGAGGTCGGCCGCCAAGCGGTGATGGCCGACCCCGACTGGCGCGCAGGTCGCTACCTGGAGGCGGGCGTCCGGCCCGAGAAAGGCCTCGCCGTGGCGCGCATGGCGGCGCACATCACCTATCTCTCGGAGCAAGCGCTGCAGCGCAAGTTCGGCCGCAAGCTTCAAGACCGCGCGGCGCCGACCTTCTCCTTCGATGCGGACTTTCAGATCGAGAGCTATCTGCGCTATCAGGGCTTGGCCTTTGTCGAGCGTTTCGATGCGAACTCCTACCTCTTCGTCACGCGCGCCTGCGACTATTTTGATCTCGCCGCCGATTACGGCGGCTCGCTCGCCTTGGCCTTCAAGGGTTCGAAGACGCGTTTCTGCGTGATCTCCTTCACTTCCGACTGGCTCTATCCGACCTCCGATTCGCGCGCGATCGTTCATGCGTTGAACGCAGGCGGCGCCTCCGTTTCTTTCGTCGAGATCGAGAGCGACAAGGGCCACGACGCCTTTCTGCTCTACGAGCCGGATTTCTTCGC
Protein-coding sequences here:
- a CDS encoding transglutaminase family protein, whose translation is MLIRVRHETIYRYDAPAKSTMQRLLVTPRNHEGQHVREWRIDVDRDCCLVAGKDAFGNIEHRFFVEGPLQSLTTLVEGEVETFDQAGVVSGAVERFPVALFLRETALTRPDAALASFARDIGGRESSTLAKLHALMAAIHDKLALNPDATHAAAGALALFEKRCGAYQDFAHVFIACARALGIPSRYVSGYLRRDDSESDQVAGHAWAEAHVEGLGWVGFDPVHALCPNESYVRVAMALDALGAAPVRGARVGGGAEETTVHMRVEDSRAQSQS
- a CDS encoding PAS domain-containing hybrid sensor histidine kinase/response regulator codes for the protein MATDAGLLEQALGKSELRFRTLLSAVSAFTWSCPSSGLQIEPQPEWMAFTGQTSEQMLGLGWAKAVHPEDLVAAASGWRAAVARGEPYAGEHRVRRHDGEWRWMNVRAAPIRDASGEVAEWFGMCIDITEQKQAADALRESEERLRLFVDNSPTVAWMKDADGRYVYRNRAIERRFGGQVADFLGKTDAELWPPDVAAEFRKNDLAVLATGRTIAIVEETREPDQEPSCWLNTKFPFRDKAGKRYVGGIGLDITERKKMEAALRASERRFRAIFNQQFEHSCLVDPEGRILEMSDSVMRGAAAETEVLVGQRFLDAPWWRDTPEMRERWRRQFEEAQAQPGASRGEIEYRAEDGERGYILSAVTALRDERGALEGFLVEGLDITECKLTENALGETEGHLRLALDASRAGSWAWDAKSSTSTWDERFRELYDFPPGSPSRFHEWIERLHPEDRLHILSRIEELRSASGDDQWNEEFRSISSDGRVRWHQNLGRAQRNAAGALDKVVGIDLDVTARKQAEEALREADRRKDEFLATLAHELRNPLAPVRNGLDALRRIGAPTPAADRLLVMMEGQVDHLVRLVNDLMDISRISLGKFELQKQRMDLAAAVAQAVDMSRHLVEAGNLDLRLKLPREPAPVHGDAVRLTQVFSNLLSNAARHTMQEGRIQVSLERAGDVAVVSVADTGVGIPEEFLPYIFEPFVQGGKGGRPDQGLGVGLALVHSITQMHGGTVEAKSGAEGLGSTFVVRLPLLEPARTQAPAPQTASGPLTTSPRLLVIDDMPQVAEALAFLLNVLGANVRVARSGAEGLEACAEFEPELVLLDLSMPHMDGFETARRMRESPVGRRAKLVALTGSGEDHMRARTREAGFDGHLVKPASLSQLEELLASVSRPRTPTPASN
- a CDS encoding alpha-E domain-containing protein, yielding MLSRTADNLYWLARYMERADFLARLIEASRRLAALPKAYGGAQSEWTSVLLSSGASDAFAATRRPVDEANVAHFLAFAPEYPGSMRNCLEHARANARAVRTALTAEVWEAINDGFLEMKSFERKAGDCDGSAISRFTEFVKKLSIAYDGGAYRTMLRNDAYWFTRLGLLIERADNTARLLDVKYHVLLPEKEIIGGSLDYFQWAAILRAVSAHTAYHWVYRDNLKPWLVADLLILRREMPRSLISCYEGLVDNLDRLSKAYGRQGEAQRQSRAVYGRLERLTMENAFQGGLHEFVQEFISLNNQLGALIGEQYLS
- a CDS encoding circularly permuted type 2 ATP-grasp protein, which produces MQFDEMQGANGAVRAGYAGLAQWLSTASPELLETRRRQAELLFRRIGITFAVYGAEESLERLIPFDILPRIITRSEWLRLEAGLKQRVRTLNLLLADLYGPGEILKAGIIPDELVYRNPAYRPEMAGRRVPHDVFVHIAGVDVVRTDEHDFYVLEDNARTPSGVSYMLENREVMMRLFPDLFSGHKVAPIEDYPDQLLETLRSVAPPNTPGVPTVALLTPGQFNSAYYEHSFLADKLGVELVEGCDLFVKNDIVYMRTTEGPRRIDVLYRRIDDDFLDPLAFRPDSALGVAGLMGAYQAGNVTLANAVGTGVADDKAMYTYIPEAIRFYLGEEPLLKNVPTWRCREPEAYAYVSERLSELVVKEVAGSGGYGMLVGPHATARQIEEFGAKLRAAPENFIAQPTLSLSTCPISVASGVAPRHVDLRPFVLQGAKDVRIVPGGLTRVAMIENSLVVNSSQGGGTKDTWVVDDLAAN
- a CDS encoding GNAT family N-acetyltransferase, with product MPNSLRHYACVERLNDGQKITIRAARPADGPKIRRAFSLLDSRTRYMRFLSQKDKLTDEDVARITGADFENAIALLATIGEGQDEAVIGGVSCFVVNPGAAQRDAEVAFTVEQDFQGRGVGAALMRHLVRIAIAKGLHSLEAEVLCNNAPMLSVFRRCGLPMTTRQEDNLLYVSLALNDASLARSA
- the bioB gene encoding biotin synthase BioB, with protein sequence MNAPPFVFELRHDWTVEEIVAIHDAPLLDLIARASATHRGFFDGHDVQKAALLSIKTGGCPEDCSYCPQSAHHREVKLDRVELMGVEAVLGAARVAREAGADRFCMGAAWRAAPEGPRFEAVLDMVKGVRALGMEACVTLGMLTPPQAKRLAEAGLTAYNHNLDTGPEFYDEIISTRSYRDRLETLKAVRGAGIEMCCGGIIGMGESVRDRAGMLQVLAGFDPHPESVPINALVAVPGTPLAERPPVDPLDLVRMIATTRIIMPKSRVRLSAGRSSLSREAQILCLVAGANSIFYGEKLLTTANPDAAEDDALFTALAPRAEAARSGAEVCLDRDHLGRRGA
- a CDS encoding peptidase, with translation MTYCCGILVREGLVMMADTRTNAGLDNISTFRKLHIFERREEMVLLLASAGNLSVSQGVIHLLDEGVPDPTDETISTRLVDASSMSVAAHLVGAATRRARAQAAEGMEQSGVNFDVSFLLGGQIGGGAMRLFMIYSAGNAIECTIDTPYFQIGEHKYGKPILDRAISFDMDLYDALKIGLISMDSTMRSNLSVGLPLDFALLRRDALKLELSIRVDASDAYFRDLREQWSKALKAAHTAIPRPPYGGLQDR
- a CDS encoding hemerythrin family protein encodes the protein MDQIAFIERVAAEPRFDAHRMVVALWELLEVTNQHFAHEEKAMVDDAFPRLALHRRDHEYLLKALRDYIAAFVDNTERPSASFCDNLRSWIGFHCRRYDEDYSRFSDWRRASGSRA